One part of the Solidesulfovibrio sp. genome encodes these proteins:
- a CDS encoding AAA family ATPase, with translation MSEFTPRLQEAYDLAAKEVRSRRHGFLSAEHLLYALCREPIAMEVLRLAGGDAGKIREGLDRHLDKKAPLPRRQSENVLRHKSLERVIHIARVNADTAGAQRIGVGDILLAMLEEDTSAAAYCIRDQGVTHSAIRSAIERGNLDAQSELRLNAAFGNTVLSRAGDGGDPGLSASSALGAFTVDLSRRAETGGLDPLIGRTAELDRTIEVLARRRKNNPLYLGEPGTGKTAMAEGLALRILHGDVPAGFKDARIHSLDVGALLAGARYRGDVEGRVKAVLKELAEMPKPLLFIDEIHTLVGSGLGGASDMDIANLLKPVLSQGALRCIGSTTYVEYRNRMEKDRALVRRFQTIEIREPSIDSCLEILKGLEERYARHHGVRYAGDALHAAVELSARFVQDRLLPDKAIDVMDEAGSLVCLRGDRGPGAAVLRQDVEQVVARMAGIPPQTLSGTEKERLRRLQPELESRIFGQDKAIDTVCQAIICARAGLSREKRPVGSFLFCGPSGVGKTELAKQIAEALGVKFLRFDMSEHMEAHAVSRLVGSPPGYVGYDEGGQLTEAVRRTPYCLVLLDEIEKAHPDIFNILLQVMDYATLTDGSGRKADFSNAILIMTSNVGSQEIAAGGVGFLAGASDAAWRGMKAVERVFTPEFRNRLDAIVPFGPLSSALMGRIVDSNVALLGPGLRERGIRLTLSPQARAWLAEKGYAPAFGARPLQRLIRESLERPLSRELLFGALENGGEVLVLPPQKGKDGEEPRTLRFEVRPTNTPEKKTAP, from the coding sequence ATGAGCGAATTCACACCCCGGCTTCAGGAAGCCTACGACCTTGCCGCCAAGGAGGTGCGTTCCCGGCGTCATGGTTTTTTGAGCGCCGAGCACCTGCTTTATGCGCTGTGCCGGGAGCCGATCGCCATGGAGGTGCTCCGCCTGGCCGGCGGCGACGCCGGAAAAATCCGCGAGGGCCTCGACCGCCATCTGGACAAGAAAGCGCCCTTGCCGCGCCGGCAGTCCGAAAACGTGTTGCGGCACAAAAGCCTTGAGCGGGTGATCCATATCGCCCGGGTCAATGCCGATACGGCCGGCGCGCAACGGATCGGCGTCGGCGACATCCTCCTGGCCATGCTCGAGGAGGATACGAGCGCGGCCGCGTATTGCATCCGTGACCAGGGCGTTACCCATAGCGCCATCCGTTCCGCGATCGAGCGCGGCAACCTGGATGCGCAAAGCGAGCTGCGCCTCAACGCGGCCTTTGGAAACACCGTGCTCAGCCGGGCCGGAGACGGCGGGGATCCGGGGCTGTCCGCGTCCTCCGCCCTTGGGGCCTTCACCGTGGACCTCAGCCGCCGGGCGGAGACGGGAGGGCTCGATCCGCTCATCGGACGTACCGCCGAACTCGACCGCACCATCGAGGTCCTGGCGCGTCGCCGCAAGAACAACCCCCTCTACCTGGGCGAGCCGGGAACCGGCAAAACGGCCATGGCCGAGGGGCTTGCCCTGCGTATCCTGCATGGCGACGTGCCCGCGGGCTTCAAGGACGCCCGCATCCATTCCCTGGATGTGGGGGCCTTGCTGGCCGGAGCCCGCTATCGCGGCGATGTGGAGGGCCGGGTGAAGGCCGTCTTAAAGGAGTTGGCCGAAATGCCGAAGCCTCTCCTTTTTATCGACGAGATTCACACCCTGGTCGGTTCCGGCCTGGGCGGCGCATCCGACATGGATATCGCCAACCTGCTCAAGCCGGTTCTCTCCCAGGGAGCTTTGCGCTGCATCGGCTCCACCACCTATGTGGAATACCGCAACCGCATGGAAAAGGACCGGGCCTTGGTCCGCCGTTTCCAAACGATTGAAATCCGCGAGCCCTCCATCGACAGCTGCCTGGAGATCCTGAAGGGGTTGGAGGAGCGGTACGCCAGGCACCACGGGGTGCGCTACGCCGGGGACGCCCTGCATGCCGCCGTGGAATTGTCCGCCCGTTTCGTGCAGGACCGGCTGCTGCCTGACAAGGCCATCGACGTCATGGACGAGGCCGGCTCCCTTGTTTGCCTCCGAGGCGACCGCGGGCCTGGCGCCGCCGTGCTGCGCCAGGACGTCGAGCAGGTGGTGGCCCGCATGGCCGGCATCCCCCCACAGACGCTCTCCGGCACGGAAAAGGAACGCCTGCGCCGTCTCCAGCCGGAACTCGAATCACGCATATTCGGGCAGGACAAGGCCATCGACACGGTCTGCCAGGCCATCATCTGCGCCCGGGCCGGGCTTTCCCGCGAAAAGCGTCCCGTCGGCTCCTTCCTGTTCTGCGGTCCGAGCGGGGTGGGGAAAACCGAGCTCGCCAAGCAGATCGCGGAGGCGCTGGGGGTGAAGTTCCTGCGGTTCGACATGAGCGAGCACATGGAGGCCCACGCGGTTTCGCGCCTGGTCGGCTCGCCTCCCGGGTATGTCGGCTACGACGAGGGCGGCCAACTGACGGAAGCCGTGCGCCGCACCCCGTACTGCCTGGTGCTGCTGGATGAAATCGAGAAGGCGCATCCGGACATCTTCAATATCCTGCTCCAGGTCATGGATTATGCCACGCTTACGGACGGCAGCGGACGCAAGGCCGATTTCAGCAATGCGATCCTGATCATGACCTCCAACGTGGGATCGCAGGAAATCGCCGCCGGCGGCGTGGGCTTCCTGGCCGGGGCGTCCGACGCGGCCTGGCGCGGCATGAAGGCCGTGGAGCGCGTCTTCACGCCGGAGTTCCGCAACCGGCTGGATGCCATAGTGCCTTTCGGCCCGCTCTCGAGCGCCCTTATGGGCCGCATCGTGGACAGCAACGTGGCCCTGTTGGGGCCCGGCCTCAGGGAGCGCGGCATCCGGCTGACCCTTTCGCCGCAGGCCCGCGCCTGGCTGGCCGAAAAAGGCTATGCCCCGGCCTTCGGCGCGCGCCCCCTGCAGCGCCTGATCCGGGAATCCCTGGAGCGCCCCCTGTCCAGGGAACTCCTGTTCGGAGCCCTGGAAAACGGCGGGGAGGTGCTTGTCCTCCCTCCGCAAAAGGGAAAAGACGGCGAGGAACCCCGAACACTGCGCTTCGAAGTGCGGCCAACGAACACGCCGGAAAAAAAGACGGCCCCGTGA
- a CDS encoding 4Fe-4S binding protein has protein sequence MDQGEERIRKNYEWMAKIARNEPTGIPAMDPRADAPQYQPYYARLREMLETLCSGFPEASEIPGMPEGAEWRMLKTLFLPEHVRLAVHVPVRGFGTAAEIARRAALPEGTVLEALLAMAGRGCIFHKREHGVDSFRHLGQIPGIIEFQPWRLSVEYREATGDYVSGYLRPVMFDLNVPSWRWIPINAEAVADNAILPYDNAERILLGAKCVSVCSCMCRAVQETPCKYMEPPYECCLQLNEFADFYVNDLKISRYITHDEIRALLRYNAEHHIAMEVAGSQRAEIICCCCECCCEPIRIFRKFGGKSVKQITNYVLECDLERCTGCGECAAHCFTREALRMVDGKPAYTREKCVGCGVCLRSCPAGALILRIKNPEAVFEPPESLYDLHAVQARGRGKG, from the coding sequence ATGGACCAGGGCGAGGAAAGAATCCGAAAAAATTACGAGTGGATGGCCAAGATAGCCCGCAACGAGCCCACGGGGATTCCCGCCATGGACCCGCGTGCCGACGCGCCGCAGTATCAGCCGTATTATGCCCGACTGCGCGAAATGCTGGAGACCTTGTGCTCCGGCTTTCCCGAGGCCTCGGAAATTCCCGGCATGCCGGAGGGCGCCGAGTGGCGCATGCTCAAAACGCTCTTCCTGCCCGAACACGTCCGCTTGGCCGTCCACGTCCCGGTGCGCGGCTTCGGGACGGCGGCGGAGATCGCCCGCCGGGCCGCGTTGCCGGAAGGTACGGTTCTGGAGGCGCTGCTCGCCATGGCCGGTCGCGGCTGCATTTTCCACAAGCGTGAACATGGCGTCGATTCGTTCCGCCATCTGGGGCAGATTCCCGGCATCATCGAGTTTCAGCCCTGGCGGCTTTCCGTGGAATACCGCGAAGCGACCGGGGACTATGTTTCCGGCTACCTGCGCCCGGTCATGTTCGATCTGAACGTGCCTTCCTGGCGCTGGATTCCCATCAACGCCGAGGCCGTGGCGGACAATGCCATCCTGCCCTACGACAATGCCGAGAGGATTCTCCTGGGGGCGAAGTGCGTTTCCGTTTGCAGCTGCATGTGCCGCGCCGTGCAGGAGACGCCCTGCAAATATATGGAGCCGCCTTATGAATGCTGCCTGCAGTTGAACGAGTTCGCCGATTTTTATGTCAATGACCTCAAAATATCGCGCTACATCACACATGACGAAATCAGAGCGTTGTTGCGCTACAACGCCGAACATCACATTGCCATGGAAGTCGCCGGTTCCCAGCGGGCGGAAATCATCTGCTGCTGTTGTGAATGCTGCTGCGAGCCGATCAGGATTTTCCGCAAATTTGGCGGAAAATCGGTAAAGCAAATCACGAATTACGTACTGGAGTGCGACCTGGAGCGCTGTACGGGCTGCGGCGAGTGCGCCGCCCATTGTTTCACCCGGGAGGCCCTGCGCATGGTTGACGGAAAACCCGCCTACACCAGGGAAAAGTGCGTGGGCTGCGGCGTGTGCCTGCGCAGCTGCCCGGCCGGGGCGCTCATTTTGCGGATCAAGAATCCCGAAGCCGTTTTCGAGCCTCCGGAAAGCCTCTACGACCTGCACGCCGTCCAGGCCAGGGGTCGCGGGAAAGGATAG
- a CDS encoding hydrogenase maturation nickel metallochaperone HypA, with the protein MHELAVAKRIARVVVDCARQNRAAGVTDIYLRIGALRGITGEWVRRYFVYASRGTVAEGALLHIDRVPGSVICRCGAVTPLEPGHLDDVACRECGGTELRLWSGREFTLVGIGVREKGGLENERHPID; encoded by the coding sequence ATGCATGAATTGGCCGTTGCCAAGCGGATCGCCCGGGTGGTCGTGGATTGCGCCAGGCAGAACCGGGCCGCCGGGGTCACGGACATCTATCTGAGAATCGGCGCCCTGCGCGGCATCACCGGGGAATGGGTGCGGCGCTACTTCGTCTATGCCAGCCGGGGGACCGTGGCCGAAGGCGCGTTGCTGCATATCGACCGCGTGCCGGGGAGCGTCATTTGCCGGTGCGGCGCGGTCACTCCCCTTGAGCCGGGGCATCTGGACGATGTGGCCTGCCGGGAATGCGGCGGCACGGAACTGCGCCTCTGGAGCGGTCGGGAATTCACCCTGGTGGGCATCGGCGTTCGGGAAAAAGGCGGGCTGGAGAATGAAAGACATCCCATTGATTGA
- the hypB gene encoding hydrogenase nickel incorporation protein HypB translates to MKDIPLIDLRREIFADNDACASDIRRFLRDKRICMFNLMGSPGCGKTSLLLQTIRRLKGKNIAVIEGDLDSMVDSEKIMRAGADVIQVNTGGACHLDAVVVQRALHVLSPGQYDAIFVENIGNLVCPAEFDIGENKKIMMLSVPEGDDKILKYPLMFTVADVLIIHKTDCLPDDGFSMQKFRACAALLNPHLQIFEVSSRTGNGIGAWTRYLEKLLEAPLG, encoded by the coding sequence ATGAAAGACATCCCATTGATTGACCTACGCCGGGAGATCTTCGCGGACAACGACGCCTGCGCCTCGGATATCAGGCGCTTTCTGCGAGACAAGCGCATCTGCATGTTCAATCTGATGGGGTCCCCGGGGTGCGGCAAAACCAGCCTTCTGCTCCAGACCATCCGGCGGTTGAAGGGGAAAAACATCGCCGTCATCGAGGGCGACCTGGATTCCATGGTGGATTCCGAAAAAATCATGCGGGCCGGGGCGGACGTCATCCAGGTCAATACCGGCGGGGCCTGCCATTTGGACGCCGTCGTCGTGCAGCGCGCCCTGCACGTTCTTTCCCCCGGGCAGTATGACGCCATCTTTGTGGAGAATATCGGGAACCTGGTGTGTCCCGCGGAATTCGACATCGGCGAGAACAAAAAGATCATGATGCTGAGCGTCCCGGAAGGCGATGACAAGATCCTCAAATACCCCTTGATGTTCACTGTCGCGGATGTCTTGATCATCCACAAGACCGACTGCCTTCCGGATGACGGCTTTTCCATGCAGAAATTCAGAGCGTGCGCGGCTCTTCTCAATCCCCATCTGCAGATTTTCGAGGTTTCCTCCCGAACCGGGAACGGCATCGGGGCCTGGACGCGCTACCTGGAAAAACTGCTGGAGGCCCCCCTGGGCTAA
- a CDS encoding MFS transporter yields the protein MSSGRHHRQGLLIFLLLCAAYVFVTFHRVSPAVMALDIIQDMHMSASVLGILASVFFFTYGVMQLPSGLLADSLGPRRTLPLFFALAAGGAMLFGLADSVSGLFVGRALMGLGLSVVFICGIKLISSWFAPRSFARMSGIYLGMGGVGLILGSAPMAWLCSFVGWRTSLVLLGGIGLGLSVALWFLVRDKPEASEATSSEAQKATPAALWVSVKTICQSRDFWWIAMWYFCQFSVHMSFGGLWGGPYLMDVHGLTRSQAGGVLLMMGFGMLAGGPLAGWLSEAVFQARRPVMLLNAAGLAVLFAILALWGARLPVWSFYPWFFALAVCGMGATAVGFAAVRDLFGDEATGTGSGLLNTFPSLFGVTIFQPLTGWLLESQGRMPGGGFSAEAYALSCLLYIGVALMGLYSAWAVAEPMQVTTVAFGKASAARALSH from the coding sequence ATGTCTTCAGGCAGACATCACCGGCAAGGTCTCCTCATTTTTCTCCTCCTGTGCGCAGCCTATGTCTTTGTGACATTTCACCGCGTCAGTCCTGCCGTCATGGCGCTGGATATCATACAGGACATGCATATGAGCGCGTCGGTCTTGGGTATTTTGGCGTCGGTCTTTTTTTTCACGTATGGCGTGATGCAACTGCCAAGCGGCCTGTTGGCCGACTCCTTGGGACCACGGCGCACATTGCCGCTCTTTTTCGCTTTGGCTGCGGGCGGGGCCATGCTTTTCGGCCTTGCCGACTCGGTCTCCGGCCTGTTCGTCGGCCGGGCGTTGATGGGCTTGGGCCTTTCGGTGGTCTTCATCTGCGGCATCAAATTGATCAGCAGCTGGTTCGCCCCCCGCTCCTTCGCGCGCATGAGCGGCATTTATCTCGGCATGGGCGGGGTCGGACTGATCCTCGGCTCCGCTCCCATGGCCTGGCTGTGTTCCTTTGTCGGCTGGAGGACGAGTCTCGTCCTGCTCGGCGGGATCGGCCTCGGGCTGTCGGTGGCGTTATGGTTCCTGGTCCGGGACAAGCCCGAGGCGTCGGAGGCGACGTCGAGCGAAGCCCAGAAAGCCACGCCCGCCGCGCTGTGGGTTTCGGTGAAGACCATTTGCCAAAGCCGCGACTTCTGGTGGATCGCCATGTGGTACTTCTGTCAGTTCAGTGTCCACATGAGCTTTGGCGGGCTGTGGGGCGGACCATACCTCATGGATGTCCATGGCCTGACGCGAAGCCAGGCTGGCGGTGTCCTGCTCATGATGGGGTTCGGCATGCTGGCCGGCGGCCCGCTCGCCGGGTGGCTTTCCGAGGCCGTCTTCCAGGCCAGACGGCCGGTCATGCTTCTCAACGCCGCCGGGCTGGCGGTCCTCTTCGCCATTCTCGCACTCTGGGGGGCTCGCTTGCCGGTCTGGTCTTTCTATCCGTGGTTTTTCGCCTTGGCGGTCTGCGGCATGGGAGCCACGGCCGTGGGATTCGCCGCGGTACGCGATTTGTTCGGCGACGAGGCGACCGGCACGGGCAGCGGGCTCTTGAACACCTTTCCTTCCCTGTTCGGCGTGACCATCTTTCAACCGCTGACGGGCTGGCTGCTGGAGAGCCAGGGGAGAATGCCCGGCGGGGGCTTTTCCGCCGAAGCCTACGCGCTGTCCTGTCTGCTGTATATCGGCGTGGCGCTCATGGGCTTGTACAGCGCCTGGGCGGTCGCTGAACCCATGCAGGTGACAACGGTTGCCTTTGGCAAGGCGTCCGCCGCCAGAGCCTTGTCGCATTGA
- a CDS encoding pyruvate formate lyase family protein, whose product MAKGKIQNERVQKRLDRWFDTPWRINIERTKTYTEGFASSEGEHMVIRRAKAFANCCYKMPVIIRPEDYLVGYRDCDVKSAGVFPEFSGPEFLDDIETCKARQYEHFDLSPEDEKILVDDIFPYWKGNGDWARTMIRQLVDNMPEKLKNTNFADATCFPPMPANICGHDHRRDTDTGHYDFPWRRYLYLGAEGVKKEAEEKLATIDPCDLKQVQSMPFWKAVIIAMDAAICYGNRFADEALRQAEACEDPVRKKELLEIADTCRQVPAKPARNMHDALQAYMFFKILSRMESIDHANGPGLVDRWLLPFYEKDVREGRLTKDEAMALLEEFSIWFAESAHYYTTNVLSWYSGAGSFHNMTVGGIGTNGFDMTNDLTYMMLDAYIHTNLFQPSLSVRVHSQTPQALLEKIGEVVALGGGQPSICNDDVIIPGLLALPRGDHDPDLTYEAVRNYYPVGCVEHATPFHYGTVMHSYINYGAIIELALNQGVSHLYKRKMIESDPGDARAFKSMDEVVAAVETVFKDIMDVDEGLVMCQETIEREFYPTTWQSAFMEDCVARGLAKEQGGARYNFGGPGTCVGFADAGDSLAAIEKVIFIDKKYTMRELCDALDANFEGHEELRKALSDAPKFGSDNDFADKWCNYVHDLYSNSIIQRKNARGGRLQPGGVSMSVFVPHGAVCGALPSGRKAGEALANGVGAAIGAESNGLVGAFNSMGKINFSGDYDTIWNVRIDGGSCDTAEGRRDFSGLVRTFVDKKIAQMQVSCLSTDTMREAQKRPENYRDLIVRVVGYSANFVTLPPTVQDLVLQREEHPLQS is encoded by the coding sequence ATGGCTAAAGGGAAGATCCAGAACGAACGTGTCCAGAAACGCCTCGACCGCTGGTTTGACACCCCGTGGCGCATCAACATCGAGCGCACCAAGACCTACACCGAGGGCTTCGCCAGTTCCGAAGGCGAGCATATGGTCATTCGCCGCGCCAAGGCCTTTGCGAATTGCTGCTACAAAATGCCCGTCATCATCCGCCCGGAAGACTACCTGGTCGGCTACCGCGACTGCGATGTGAAATCCGCCGGCGTGTTCCCCGAGTTCAGCGGCCCTGAATTCCTGGATGACATCGAAACCTGCAAGGCCCGGCAGTACGAGCACTTCGACCTCAGCCCCGAGGACGAAAAGATCCTGGTCGACGACATCTTCCCCTATTGGAAGGGCAACGGCGACTGGGCGCGTACGATGATCCGACAACTCGTGGACAACATGCCGGAAAAACTCAAGAACACCAACTTCGCCGATGCCACCTGCTTCCCGCCCATGCCGGCCAACATCTGCGGCCATGACCACCGCCGCGACACCGACACCGGCCACTACGACTTCCCGTGGCGGCGTTACCTGTACCTGGGCGCCGAAGGCGTGAAAAAGGAAGCCGAGGAAAAACTTGCCACCATCGACCCGTGCGACCTCAAGCAGGTGCAGAGCATGCCGTTTTGGAAGGCCGTCATCATCGCCATGGACGCCGCCATCTGCTACGGCAACCGTTTTGCCGACGAGGCGCTGCGCCAGGCCGAAGCATGCGAGGACCCTGTCCGCAAGAAGGAACTGCTTGAAATCGCCGACACCTGCCGGCAGGTGCCTGCCAAGCCGGCCCGCAACATGCACGACGCGCTCCAGGCCTATATGTTCTTTAAGATCCTGAGCCGCATGGAGAGCATCGACCATGCCAACGGCCCGGGCCTGGTCGACCGCTGGCTGCTGCCTTTCTATGAAAAGGATGTCCGCGAAGGCCGCCTGACCAAGGACGAGGCCATGGCCCTGCTGGAAGAGTTCAGCATCTGGTTTGCCGAGTCCGCCCACTACTACACGACCAATGTGTTGTCCTGGTACTCGGGCGCCGGCTCCTTCCACAACATGACCGTGGGCGGCATCGGCACCAACGGCTTCGACATGACCAATGACCTCACCTACATGATGCTTGACGCCTACATCCACACCAATCTGTTCCAGCCTTCGCTGTCCGTGCGCGTGCACAGCCAGACCCCGCAGGCCCTGCTGGAAAAAATCGGCGAGGTGGTGGCCCTTGGCGGCGGCCAGCCGTCCATCTGCAACGACGACGTCATCATCCCGGGCCTGCTCGCCCTGCCGCGCGGCGACCACGATCCCGACCTGACCTACGAAGCCGTCAGAAACTACTATCCCGTCGGCTGTGTCGAACACGCGACTCCTTTCCACTACGGCACCGTGATGCACAGCTACATCAACTACGGCGCCATCATCGAGCTCGCCCTGAACCAGGGCGTGAGCCATCTCTACAAGCGCAAGATGATCGAATCGGACCCCGGCGACGCCCGTGCATTCAAGAGCATGGACGAAGTCGTCGCCGCCGTCGAAACGGTCTTCAAGGACATCATGGATGTCGACGAAGGCCTCGTCATGTGCCAGGAAACCATCGAACGCGAATTCTACCCCACCACCTGGCAGTCCGCCTTCATGGAAGACTGCGTCGCCCGCGGCCTGGCCAAGGAACAGGGCGGCGCCCGCTACAACTTCGGTGGCCCCGGCACCTGCGTGGGCTTCGCCGACGCGGGCGACTCCCTTGCCGCCATCGAAAAAGTCATCTTCATCGACAAGAAGTACACGATGCGCGAATTGTGCGATGCCCTCGACGCCAACTTCGAAGGCCACGAGGAACTGCGCAAGGCCCTGAGCGACGCTCCGAAGTTCGGCAGCGACAACGACTTTGCCGACAAGTGGTGCAACTACGTCCACGACCTGTACAGCAACTCCATCATCCAGCGCAAAAACGCCCGCGGCGGCCGTCTGCAGCCCGGCGGCGTGTCCATGTCCGTATTCGTGCCGCACGGCGCCGTCTGCGGCGCGCTGCCTTCCGGCCGCAAGGCCGGCGAGGCGCTGGCCAACGGCGTCGGCGCCGCCATCGGCGCCGAGTCCAACGGCCTCGTCGGCGCCTTCAACTCCATGGGCAAGATCAACTTCTCCGGCGACTACGACACCATCTGGAACGTCCGCATCGACGGGGGCTCCTGTGACACCGCCGAGGGCCGCAGGGATTTTTCCGGACTGGTCCGTACCTTCGTCGACAAGAAGATCGCCCAGATGCAGGTGAGTTGCCTGTCCACCGACACCATGCGCGAGGCGCAGAAGCGCCCGGAAAACTATCGGGACCTGATCGTCCGCGTGGTCGGCTACAGCGCCAACTTCGTCACCCTGCCTCCCACCGTGCAGGATCTCGTCCTCCAGCGGGAGGAACATCCGCTGCAATCCTAA
- a CDS encoding glycyl-radical enzyme activating protein — protein sequence MILKIDRCSKHDGPGLRTVVFLNGCPLRCQWCSTPESQCEKPQLLHIETLCVLCGRCVVSCPEKALQVIPGGIIIDRQRCTFCGKCLQVCLNHAMRASGTSMTLDQVFDIVNRSRPFWTRMAGGLTISGGEVLFQFEFSKALLQKCHRAGINTNIETSCCAPMENVRELLPYLDHVCCDVKHMDDATHKKLTGVSNRQIQENIRMISHEKDLILRYPIIPTCNDSEENIDATAAFIKTLGDKFNRIDLLAYHQMGAVTYRRLGREYALESVPTLSREKMKRVHDRMLAHGIRAVLA from the coding sequence ATGATCCTCAAGATAGACAGATGCTCCAAGCACGATGGCCCTGGTCTGCGGACCGTCGTATTCCTGAACGGTTGTCCTTTGCGCTGCCAGTGGTGTTCCACTCCCGAGTCCCAGTGCGAGAAACCGCAGCTGCTCCATATCGAAACACTCTGCGTCTTGTGTGGCCGCTGTGTCGTTTCCTGTCCGGAAAAGGCCCTGCAGGTCATTCCTGGCGGCATCATCATTGACCGCCAACGGTGCACTTTTTGCGGCAAATGCCTGCAGGTCTGCCTCAACCACGCCATGCGGGCATCCGGCACCAGCATGACGCTGGACCAGGTGTTCGACATCGTCAATCGTTCCCGCCCATTCTGGACCCGGATGGCCGGCGGCCTCACCATCAGCGGCGGTGAAGTGCTCTTCCAGTTCGAGTTCTCCAAGGCTCTCCTGCAGAAATGTCACCGTGCCGGAATCAACACCAATATCGAAACCAGCTGCTGCGCTCCGATGGAAAATGTACGCGAGCTGCTCCCCTATCTCGATCATGTGTGCTGCGACGTGAAACACATGGACGATGCCACCCACAAAAAACTCACCGGCGTCTCCAACCGGCAGATACAGGAAAATATACGCATGATCAGCCACGAAAAAGACTTGATCCTTCGTTACCCGATCATTCCAACCTGCAACGATTCGGAAGAAAATATCGACGCGACAGCGGCATTCATCAAGACCCTCGGGGATAAATTCAACCGCATCGACCTGCTTGCCTATCATCAGATGGGTGCCGTCACCTACCGTCGGCTTGGCCGCGAATACGCGCTCGAAAGCGTTCCCACCCTCTCTCGTGAAAAAATGAAGCGCGTTCACGACAGGATGCTTGCCCACGGCATCCGGGCCGTTCTGGCCTGA
- a CDS encoding LysR substrate-binding domain-containing protein, translated as MTLEQLHIFVGVADREHMTKAATALNITQSTASAAIAALEMQYGVPLFHRIGRRIKLTDAGRVFLAEAKAVLGRAASAERVLSEFSLLKRGRLTLVASQTIANYWLPEHLAIFRKRHPQITVDVAIANTEQATHSILSGIAELGFVEGTVTEASIEHWPIAHDQLVLVSSDPSTTIDDAWIRSAHWIMREHGSGTRSTLESALRQRGIDPEGLHVLLTLPSNESVRTAVEAGAGVTVLSAFVVARAVRTGALHILPLELPTRPFLMLRHKERYQSKATYALIECINETKH; from the coding sequence ATGACGCTTGAGCAATTACATATTTTTGTCGGAGTCGCCGACCGGGAACATATGACAAAGGCGGCGACAGCCCTCAACATCACCCAATCGACGGCAAGTGCGGCCATTGCGGCACTGGAAATGCAGTATGGAGTTCCTCTTTTCCATCGCATTGGGCGGCGAATCAAGTTGACCGACGCAGGGCGTGTTTTCCTCGCCGAAGCCAAGGCCGTACTTGGCCGTGCGGCGAGCGCGGAACGGGTACTCTCGGAATTCAGCCTCCTCAAAAGAGGCAGGCTCACCCTCGTCGCCAGTCAGACAATTGCAAACTATTGGCTTCCAGAGCATTTGGCCATTTTTCGCAAGCGCCATCCTCAAATAACAGTCGACGTGGCCATCGCCAACACAGAGCAAGCCACACATAGCATCCTCAGCGGAATAGCGGAACTCGGTTTCGTCGAAGGTACTGTTACTGAAGCCTCTATTGAACATTGGCCAATCGCACACGATCAGTTGGTGCTGGTCAGCAGCGATCCGTCCACAACAATTGATGATGCCTGGATACGGAGCGCGCATTGGATTATGCGGGAACATGGATCGGGCACCCGCTCGACTTTGGAGAGCGCGCTTCGCCAACGCGGCATAGATCCTGAGGGGCTCCATGTTCTCTTGACCCTTCCGTCCAACGAATCGGTCCGCACAGCCGTGGAAGCAGGGGCTGGAGTGACCGTGTTGTCGGCGTTCGTTGTTGCCCGCGCGGTCCGGACCGGCGCGCTCCATATCCTTCCTTTAGAGCTCCCCACGCGCCCTTTTTTGATGTTGCGTCACAAAGAACGGTATCAAAGCAAAGCGACTTATGCGCTCATCGAATGCATCAATGAGACAAAGCATTAA